From a single Bemisia tabaci chromosome 10, PGI_BMITA_v3 genomic region:
- the LOC109029870 gene encoding latrophilin Cirl isoform X3, with protein MSPTSLRVLHARCENRRSCSFNVSQEIFDSDPCPDTSKYLEAHYNCLGADLTTTTNRPNPPWLMTSQPSVWSTAKSITVRPPSVGPQPTTASPGPPTSSPAPTTPSTTTPALKLPLQEEQEEPETTTQVPVPATFPARTHYTAVPVSSTTLEYLSPSASVPWQRENGMCGPAQSRGLFWNWTNGGEVFVQPCPEGATGVARWRCENGHRVPATPDLSECRSLWLTSLEYRINDGGDSITQIANDLSQVTDGRGLYGGDMLTTTKIMQEMAQKMSKDILTVPDQQQREAIVTELLHSVVKIGSNLLDTSQHASWHDLTYDEQMRVASSLLVGLEENSFLLADTVNREKTVTHAVKNILLSVRVLELRNVGAEVFPSASNIDEWRVGNDNWLQIQRAALLAANNEQRLVRLVFAEFDHLEEILRPQSPSPNTSKIINSKVISASLGKGRHIQLNEPVTICLKHLQTENVSSPVCVYWDYIQRYWSDEGCHVALTNNTHTVCQCNHLTHFAILMDVHTTDLMAPHQVALQIITYIGCIISILCLMLAVITFQIFRGLKCDRVTIHKNLCACLLIAELLFLVGISRTDQQFLCGAIAAALHFFFLCAFAWMFLEGFQLYVMLIEVFEAEKSRVCWYYTFGYGVPLLIVLTSCLIDPLSYGTNRYCWLRADNFFIFSFVGPVVIVILANVVFLSMAIYMMCRHSNTSVTMKSKEHSRLASASGKEESALQSKLQSHLAWLRGAIVLVFLLGLTWTFGLLYLNEESVIMAYIFTVLNSLQGLFIFVFHCVQNDKVRKEYRKLVRQHSWISKCLGCWESPPNVGVVSGKERRASLYAGNNSAPSHSTDSSTAHSHSPHATNYYLHRGWSSRSGKGAENSPSVGTNPQPTNISTHTLPENQVEVCVATLPYVKPCSRGFPPPNIPKSATTWGPLNKPFIWKQNIKAYPHHAVSCELDPTEIPIQRPGSHTGRRAHSPWNHTYTEITVNAPLPIEDPVYEEIERERERDRDRGQVSDVSDEDGRRQSDMSRQSSRSYGDHRPLIPYSPSPAADRNFHSALDAAFQQRLKEQSAKTVAVLDGQRVVCHLQPTYMPRIVYPPYSEC; from the exons CGGACCTGACGACAACGACGAACCGGCCGAATCCGCCATGGCTGATGACCTCGCAACCGTCGGTTTGGAGCACGGCCAAGTCGATCACGGTGCGGCCGCCCTCGGTGGGCCCCCAGCCGACGACGGCCTCCCCCGGGCCGCCCACCTCCTCGCCGGCGCCCACCACCCCGTCCACCACGACGCCCGCCCTCAAACTACCCCTGCAGGAGGAGCAGGAGGAGCCCGAAACCACCACCCAGGTCCCGGTTCCCGCCACTTTCCCGGCCAGGACGCACTACACCGCCGTTCCTG TGTCGAGCACGACGCTCGAGTACCTGTCGCCGAGCGCGAGCGTGCCGTGGCAGCGGGAGAACGGGATGTGCGGCCCGGCGCAGAGCCGCGGGCTCTTCTGGAACTGGACGAACGGCGGCGAGGTGTTCGTGCAGCCCTGCCCGGAGGGGGCGACCGGGGTGGCGCGGTGGCGCTGCGAGAACGGGCACCGCGTCCCGGCCACCCCCGACCTCTCCGAGTGCCGCTCCCTCTGGCTCACCAGCCTCGAGTACCGCATCAACGACGGCGGCGACTCCATCACCCAGATCGCCAACGACCTCTCACAG GTTACTGATGGGCGAGGTCTCTATGGTGGTGACATGCTTACAACGacaaaaatcatgcaagaaATGGCGCAGAAAATGAGTAAGGACATCCTGACTGTGCCTGACCAGCAACAGCGAGAAGCCATCGTAACTGAGCTCCTTCACAGTGTGGTCAAAATTGGATCCAATCTCCTTGATACATCGCAACACGCCTCTTGGCATGATCTAACCTACGACGAGCAGATGCGAGTCGCCTCGTCACTTCTTGTTGGACTTGAAGAGAATTCTTTTCTCCTGGCCGATACCGTCAATAGAGAGAAGACTGTCACCCATGCTGTTAAAAATATAT TGTTGAGCGTACGAGTGCTAGAGCTACGCAACGTTGGGGCTGAAGTCTTTCCATCAGCCTCCAACATAGATGAGTGGCGGGTTGGTAACGACAACTGGCTCCAGATTCAGCGAGCTGCACTTTTGGCGGCCAACAATGAACAACGACTGGTCCGTCTAGTTTTTGCAGAGTTTGATCACCTCGAGGAAATCTTGCGGCCGCAATCTCCATCGCCCAACACAAGTAAAATTATCAACAGCAAAGTGATCTCAGCATCACTGGGCAAAGGACGCCATATCCAACTGAATGAGCCAGTCACCATTTGTTTGAAGCACCTGCAGACAGAAAACGTCAGCAGTCCTGTCTGTGTTTATTGGGATTACATTCAGAG aTATTGGTCTGATGAGGGATGTCATGTTGCACTGACGAATAACACGCACACAGTCTGCCAGTGTAATCATCTGACACATTTTGCCATCTTAATGGATGTCCACACCACAGATCTGATGGCCCCTCATCAGGTGGCATTGCAAATCATCACTTACATAGGCTGCATAATCTCAATCTTGTGTCTTATGTTAGCTGTTattacttttcaaatttttagaggatTAAAG TGCGATCGAGTGACAATCCACAAAAACCTGTGTGCCTGTCTCCTCATTGCTGAGCTTTTATTTCTAGTCGGAATCAGCCGAACTGATCAACAGTTCCTCTGTGGTGCAATCGCTGCTGCGCTACATTTCTTTTTCCTTTGTGCTTTTGCGTGGATGTTTTTAGAAG gttttcaatTGTATGTAATGTTAATAGAAGTATTTGAAGCAGAAAAGTCGAGGGTATGTTGGTACTACACGTTCGGCTATGGAGTGCCTCTGCTCATAGTATTAACATCGTGTCTCATAGACCCATTAAGTTATGGTACAAATCGATACTGTTGGCTGCGGGCTGATAACTTTTTCATATTCAGCTTCGTTGGTCCTGTTGTAATTGTGATACTT GCCAATGTTGTCTTTTTAAGCATGGCAATTTACATGATGTGTCGGCATAGCAACACATCTGTCACCATGAAAAGTAAAGAACATTCCAGGCTTGCTAGTGCAAG TGGGAAGGAAGAAAGTGCTCTTCAATCTAAACTTCAGTCTCACTT AGCGTGGCTGCGTGGGGCCATAGTTTTAGTTTTTCTACTTGGGCTGACGTGGACATTCGGCCTCCTGTACTTGAATGAAGAGTCCGTCATCATGGCGTACATCTTCACCGTCCTCAATAGTTTACAAGGATTATTCATCTTTGTTTTCCATTGTGTTCAAAATGACAAG GTACGCAAAGAGTACCGCAAACTAGTCCGACAGCACTCGTGGATCTCCAAGTGCCTCGGCTGCTGGGAGTCGCCGCCGAACGTTGGCGTGGTGAGCGGGAAGGAGCGGCGCGCATCCCTCTACGCGGGCAACAACTCAGCCCCGAGCCACAGCACCGACTCGAGCACGGCGCACTCGCATTCGCCGCACGCAACAAAC tatTACCTTCACCGGGGCTGGAGCTCACGGAGTGGGAAAGGCGCAGAGAATTCGCCAAGTGTGGGAACCAACCCGCAACCCACTAACATTAGTACGCACACTCTGCCTGAGAACCAGGTGGAGGTGTGCGTAGCAACTCTCCCGTATGTTAAGCCCTGTTCACGCGGATTCCCCCCTCCTAACATCCCCAAATCGGCCACCACCTGGGGCCCCCTCAATAAACCTTTTATCTGGAAA CAGAACATCAAGGCCTACCCGCACCACGCAGTGAGCTGTGAGTTGGACCCGACCGAGATCCCGATCCAGCGCCCGGGCAGCCACACCGGTCGCCGAGCCCACTCGCCCTGGAACCACACCTACACGGAGATCACCGTCAACGCTCCTCTTCCGATCGAGGACCCCGTCTACGAGGAGATCGAGAGGGAGCGCGAACGGGATAGGGACAGAGGTCAAGTCTCGGACGTCTCCGATGAGGATGGCCGCAGGCAGTCGGACATGTCGCGGCAGTCGAGTCGCTCCTACGGCGACCACCGACCGCTCATCCCGTACTCGCCGTCGCCGGCCGCGGACCGCAACTTCCACTCGGCGTTGGACGCTGCCTTCCAGCAGCGGCTCAAGGAGCAGAGCGCCAAGACGGTGGCCGTGCTGGACGGCCAACGCGTCGTCTGTCATCTCCAGCCGACGTACATGCCACGCATCGTGTACCCTCCGTATAGCGAATGTTAG